A region from the Cryptosporangium arvum DSM 44712 genome encodes:
- a CDS encoding MarR family winged helix-turn-helix transcriptional regulator, which produces MEGRLNPLELRAWRGLIETTALLRYRSDRLLMEDSGLSGSDYPILVTLHERGDEPVRSVELAGLIGWEQSRLSHQLARMERRGLIRRQTHRADSRGSEVHLTAEGRTVFLAAAAAHSRAVRTLFADVLDDRQLEALADAMETVRRHLEN; this is translated from the coding sequence GTGGAGGGACGTCTCAATCCGCTGGAGCTGCGGGCCTGGCGCGGTCTGATCGAGACCACCGCGCTGCTGCGGTACCGCTCCGACCGGCTGCTGATGGAGGATTCCGGGCTGTCGGGCAGCGACTACCCGATCCTGGTGACACTGCACGAGCGCGGCGACGAGCCGGTGCGGTCGGTGGAGCTCGCCGGGCTGATCGGCTGGGAGCAGAGCCGGCTCTCGCATCAGCTGGCGCGGATGGAGCGTCGCGGCCTGATCCGCCGGCAGACCCACCGCGCCGACAGCCGCGGTTCAGAGGTGCATCTGACCGCCGAGGGACGCACCGTTTTCCTGGCGGCCGCGGCGGCGCACTCGCGGGCCGTCCGGACCCTCTTCGCCGACGTGCTGGACGACCGTCAGCTGGAGGCGCTCGCCGACGCGATGGAGACCGTGCGCAGGCACCTGGAGAACTGA
- a CDS encoding DMT family transporter encodes MELASALFIGCLLAVQASANLQLTRGLGTPYGAAAVQLGLATLVLLVAAVATGSLPAAGPVTWWHLLGGLASPLYITSGILLFPRLGALTSVALFVTGQMFASLALDLAGLLGVSRRPLTGAVAVGSVAVLAGITAIVRAQRPAPASAGPVPGPAAGRIGWLGLGLVAGAVLPIQGAVNARLRADLHEPLAVALVSFVIATIAILVVVVATRTRFRPDLGVVPWWGWLGCLCAATYVTGTFLLLPTLGAATTIALTVTGQQLASALIDHVGGFRLARRPLTAARSGGLALLLLGCLLVQLG; translated from the coding sequence GTGGAACTGGCATCAGCGCTGTTCATCGGCTGTCTGCTGGCCGTGCAGGCATCCGCGAACCTGCAACTCACCCGGGGCCTCGGGACGCCATACGGCGCGGCGGCCGTACAGCTCGGCCTGGCGACGCTCGTGCTGCTCGTCGCCGCCGTCGCGACCGGTTCGCTCCCGGCAGCGGGTCCGGTGACCTGGTGGCATCTGCTCGGAGGCCTGGCCAGCCCGCTCTACATCACCAGCGGGATCCTGCTGTTCCCCCGACTCGGCGCGCTGACATCGGTGGCGCTGTTCGTCACCGGGCAGATGTTCGCGTCGCTGGCGCTGGATCTGGCCGGGCTGCTCGGCGTGTCCCGGCGTCCGCTCACGGGGGCGGTGGCGGTGGGTTCGGTCGCCGTGCTCGCCGGCATCACCGCGATCGTCCGCGCCCAGCGTCCCGCGCCGGCGTCCGCCGGGCCTGTGCCGGGCCCGGCGGCGGGGCGGATCGGATGGCTGGGGCTGGGGCTGGTCGCCGGCGCGGTGCTGCCGATCCAGGGTGCGGTCAACGCGCGGCTGCGTGCCGATCTGCACGAGCCGCTCGCCGTCGCGCTGGTCAGCTTCGTCATCGCGACGATCGCGATCCTGGTCGTCGTGGTCGCGACCCGCACCCGGTTCCGGCCGGACCTCGGTGTGGTCCCCTGGTGGGGCTGGCTCGGGTGCCTCTGCGCCGCGACCTACGTCACCGGCACGTTCCTGCTGCTCCCGACGCTCGGCGCGGCCACGACGATCGCGCTGACCGTCACCGGCCAGCAGCTGGCCTCGGCCCTCATCGACCACGTCGGCGGGTTCCGCCTGGCCCGCCGCCCGCTGACCGCCGCCCGCTCCGGCGGCCTGGCCCTGCTGCTCCTCGGCTGTCTCCTGGTGCAGCTGGGATAG
- a CDS encoding FAD-dependent monooxygenase gives MTNSVLISGASVAGPTLAWYLRRAGHEVTVVERAPALRDSGYAVDFRGAALDVLVELGVLDEVRAHATGARGTVLVDASGAETARWGAEALGGDLEVPKRELTRILHRATADGIEYLFDDSIVGLTSGTVHFERARPRGFDLVIGADGVHSKVRELVFGSGLRHLGLSGAGFSTDDFLGLDRTGVLQPGEGTAVYLFGAGDRLTVSLSFATNSPALDRRPRAEQEHAVRTVFAGHGWVVPRLLDAMSAAPDFYFASSGQVELDRWHRGRVALVGDAGYCAAPTSGMGTSQALIGARTLAKHLAASGDPEAAFRAYEQELRPYVDANQAAGREAAALFGAG, from the coding sequence ATGACGAATTCGGTGTTGATCTCGGGGGCGAGCGTGGCCGGCCCCACCCTCGCCTGGTACCTGCGCCGGGCCGGTCACGAGGTGACCGTCGTCGAGCGCGCCCCGGCGTTACGCGACAGCGGATACGCGGTCGACTTCCGCGGGGCGGCGCTCGACGTCCTGGTCGAGCTGGGCGTCCTCGACGAGGTCCGTGCGCACGCCACCGGCGCGCGGGGCACCGTGCTCGTCGACGCGTCCGGCGCCGAGACCGCGCGCTGGGGCGCCGAGGCGCTCGGCGGCGACCTGGAGGTCCCCAAGCGCGAGCTGACCCGCATCCTGCACCGGGCCACGGCGGACGGGATCGAGTACCTCTTCGACGACTCGATCGTCGGGCTGACGTCCGGCACCGTCCACTTCGAACGGGCCCGGCCCCGCGGGTTCGACCTCGTGATCGGTGCGGACGGCGTCCACTCGAAGGTCCGGGAGCTCGTCTTCGGCTCCGGCCTGCGTCACCTCGGCCTGTCCGGCGCCGGGTTCAGCACCGACGACTTCCTCGGCCTCGACCGCACCGGCGTGCTGCAGCCCGGCGAGGGCACCGCGGTCTACCTGTTCGGCGCCGGCGACCGGCTCACGGTCAGCCTGTCGTTCGCGACCAACTCGCCCGCCCTGGACCGGCGGCCCCGCGCCGAGCAGGAACACGCCGTGCGCACCGTGTTCGCCGGGCACGGCTGGGTCGTTCCCCGCCTGCTCGACGCGATGAGCGCCGCGCCGGACTTCTACTTCGCCTCGAGCGGCCAGGTCGAGCTCGACCGCTGGCACCGCGGCCGGGTCGCCCTGGTCGGCGACGCGGGGTACTGCGCCGCACCCACCAGCGGGATGGGCACCTCGCAGGCCCTGATCGGGGCGCGCACCCTCGCGAAGCACCTGGCGGCGTCCGGCGATCCCGAAGCCGCCTTCCGCGCGTACGAACAGGAACTACGCCCCTACGTCGACGCCAATCAAGCCGCCGGCCGCGAGGCCGCCGCGTTGTTCGGCGCCGGATGA
- a CDS encoding thiamine pyrophosphate-dependent enzyme: MRLVPKTDTPQKAGDFKTDQEVRWCPGCGDYAILAAVQSFMPQLGLKRENIVFVSGIGCSSRFPYYMNTYGMHSIHGRAPAIATGLSTSRPDLSVWVVTGDGDALSIGGNHLIHALRRNVNLKILLFNNRIYGLTKGQYSPTSEVGKITKSTPMGSLDHPFNPVSLALGAEASFVGRAIDSDRKQLTSVLHAAAQHEGSALVEIYQNCNIFNDGAFELLKDNATKDDWTIRLEHGQPLRFGKDNEKGVLRGTFEIVDVNDDNEKDLVVHDAHGENPAYAFALSRIPRYTPVGIFRSVERPTYDTEMAAQLDTARARGGADLQQLLHGNDTWTVG; this comes from the coding sequence ATGCGGCTGGTGCCCAAGACCGACACCCCGCAGAAAGCCGGCGACTTCAAAACCGACCAAGAAGTCCGCTGGTGCCCCGGCTGCGGCGACTACGCCATCCTCGCCGCCGTCCAATCCTTCATGCCCCAACTCGGACTCAAACGCGAAAACATCGTGTTCGTCTCCGGAATCGGCTGCTCCAGCCGCTTCCCCTACTACATGAACACCTACGGGATGCACTCCATCCACGGACGCGCCCCCGCCATCGCCACCGGCCTGTCCACCAGCCGCCCCGACCTCTCCGTCTGGGTCGTCACCGGCGACGGCGACGCCCTCTCCATCGGCGGCAACCACCTCATCCACGCCCTGCGCCGCAACGTCAACCTCAAAATCCTGCTGTTCAACAACCGCATCTACGGGCTGACCAAAGGCCAGTACTCCCCCACCTCCGAAGTCGGCAAAATCACCAAATCCACCCCCATGGGATCCCTGGACCACCCCTTCAACCCCGTGTCCCTGGCCCTCGGCGCCGAAGCATCATTCGTCGGCCGGGCCATCGACTCCGACCGCAAACAACTCACCAGCGTGCTGCACGCCGCCGCCCAGCACGAAGGCTCCGCCCTGGTCGAGATCTACCAGAACTGCAACATCTTCAACGACGGCGCCTTCGAACTCCTCAAAGACAACGCCACCAAAGACGACTGGACCATCCGCCTCGAACACGGCCAGCCGCTGCGCTTCGGCAAAGACAACGAGAAAGGCGTCCTCCGCGGGACCTTCGAAATCGTCGACGTCAACGACGACAACGAGAAAGACCTCGTCGTCCACGACGCCCACGGCGAGAACCCCGCCTACGCCTTCGCGCTCTCCCGCATCCCGCGCTACACCCCGGTCGGGATCTTCCGCTCGGTCGAACGTCCCACTTACGACACGGAGATGGCGGCCCAGCTCGACACCGCCCGAGCCCGCGGCGGCGCCGACCTCCAGCAGTTGCTCCACGGCAACGACACCTGGACGGTTGGCTAG
- a CDS encoding YihY/virulence factor BrkB family protein has protein sequence MFGKRRQDSAERSAERSDDYDLDAAASTRTGDDAPNDLSTVPPDAGPDSPIELKGKGLFAALKRTFTQFSSDNLSDWAAALTYYGVLSIFPGAIVIVSLLGLLGSDGKETVTNAVNELAPNKQLQELVDTVLTQVNSSGGAGIAAIVGLVAAFWSASGYVAAFMRASNAVYDVPEGRPIWKTLPIRVGVTAVVGLMLVVSAAIVIFTGDLARVVGDVIGLGDAAVTTWSIVKWPVLIVLISLMFAILYWASPNAKTGGFRWVSPGGIFAVLLWIVASIAFALYLANFASYNKTYGTLAGVIAFLVWMWISNIAILLGAELDAELERGRAIAAGHDPTDEPFLELRDDRKIKKGSDRGLSTN, from the coding sequence ATGTTCGGAAAGCGTCGGCAGGACAGCGCGGAGAGATCCGCGGAAAGATCCGACGACTACGACCTCGACGCGGCCGCAAGCACCCGCACCGGCGACGACGCGCCGAACGACCTGTCGACCGTGCCGCCCGACGCCGGCCCCGACAGCCCCATCGAGCTGAAGGGCAAGGGGCTGTTCGCGGCGCTCAAGCGCACGTTCACCCAGTTCTCGAGCGACAACCTGTCCGACTGGGCCGCCGCGCTGACCTACTACGGCGTCCTGTCGATCTTCCCGGGGGCGATCGTCATCGTCTCGCTGCTCGGCCTGCTGGGCAGCGACGGCAAGGAGACCGTGACGAACGCCGTCAACGAGCTCGCGCCGAACAAGCAGCTGCAGGAACTCGTCGACACCGTGCTGACCCAGGTGAACAGTTCCGGTGGGGCGGGGATCGCGGCGATCGTCGGTCTGGTGGCCGCGTTCTGGTCGGCGTCGGGGTACGTGGCGGCGTTCATGCGGGCCTCGAACGCGGTGTACGACGTCCCCGAGGGGCGTCCGATCTGGAAGACGCTGCCGATCCGAGTCGGGGTCACCGCGGTCGTCGGTCTGATGCTCGTCGTGTCCGCGGCGATCGTGATCTTCACCGGTGACCTCGCCCGCGTGGTGGGGGACGTGATCGGGCTCGGCGATGCCGCGGTCACCACCTGGAGCATCGTGAAGTGGCCGGTGCTCATCGTCCTGATCAGCCTGATGTTCGCGATCCTGTACTGGGCGTCGCCGAACGCGAAGACCGGTGGGTTCCGCTGGGTGAGCCCCGGCGGCATCTTCGCGGTGCTGCTCTGGATCGTCGCGTCGATCGCGTTCGCGCTCTACCTGGCCAACTTCGCCAGCTACAACAAGACGTACGGCACGCTGGCCGGCGTCATCGCGTTCCTGGTCTGGATGTGGATCAGCAACATCGCGATCCTGCTCGGCGCCGAGCTCGACGCCGAACTGGAGCGCGGCCGGGCGATCGCCGCGGGCCACGACCCGACGGACGAGCCGTTCCTCGAGCTCCGTGACGACCGCAAGATCAAGAAGGGCAGCGATCGCGGCCTGAGTACGAACTAG
- a CDS encoding TetR/AcrR family transcriptional regulator, which yields MGNREDLLRGAKRCLIERGWAHTTVRDIAQAADVNHAAIGYHFGSKDALLTQALVEAMEELSAELARRGAAESPAERWQALIDTFTTHRQLWVAQLEAAVQAQRSPEVREHLAAGQREGRDGLGGSVPLALLTGLMLQWLVDPANAPSAAEALAELTTFAATIEG from the coding sequence ATGGGAAACCGTGAGGACCTGCTCCGGGGCGCGAAACGCTGCCTGATCGAGCGCGGCTGGGCGCACACCACCGTCCGGGACATCGCTCAGGCCGCGGACGTCAACCACGCCGCGATCGGCTACCACTTCGGAAGCAAGGACGCGCTGCTCACCCAGGCGCTGGTCGAGGCGATGGAGGAGCTGTCGGCCGAGCTCGCGCGGCGCGGCGCGGCCGAGTCGCCGGCCGAGCGCTGGCAGGCCCTGATCGACACGTTCACCACCCACCGGCAGCTGTGGGTGGCCCAGCTCGAAGCCGCGGTGCAGGCCCAGCGCTCACCCGAGGTGCGTGAACACCTCGCGGCCGGCCAGCGGGAGGGCCGGGACGGCCTCGGCGGTTCGGTGCCGCTCGCGCTGCTGACCGGCCTCATGCTCCAGTGGCTGGTCGACCCGGCGAACGCCCCGAGCGCCGCCGAGGCCCTCGCCGAACTCACGACGTTCGCCGCCACAATCGAGGGATGA
- a CDS encoding FtsX-like permease family protein: protein MLRLVVNELRAKARIWLGVTVVAAATAAVLDVAATALETAARAGGNAGLALYAIGGLMVVTTTVAAVVVLSSAAGLTVVLQQRDYALWQLTGIGPSTVRLVVSTQLVVVALIGAVAGTLVALPVVRPLFARVVADSEGLGSVDVVFGPRGYVSVVVFVAVVVLFAGGGSARRAARVNGLAVLRDPDPPTTRMGVVRWVAAALLAALAGTIVRSLPGRPAENLEPPLLLTGLLVASLSACLGPVLYPAVMRAWTSVVPATASSSWFLARAGALHRVGRSSATMSPLVVAVALPGSLYAANGVARSGSVGIAAVVLLIGGPLVLSVLGAAVTVVMASGARDREAALVQASGGTAGVVVGAAAWEAVLYVVTAALVGAVAVGVVTVAGVWAAGAAPAAGFGAVAVTAAGELALMLVATLLPAWWSSRRPIAGLLAAE, encoded by the coding sequence ATGCTGCGGCTCGTGGTGAACGAGCTCCGGGCGAAAGCGCGGATCTGGCTCGGGGTGACGGTGGTCGCGGCGGCCACGGCGGCGGTGCTCGACGTCGCGGCGACCGCGCTCGAGACCGCCGCGCGCGCCGGGGGGAACGCCGGCCTCGCGCTGTACGCGATCGGCGGCCTGATGGTCGTCACGACGACGGTCGCGGCGGTCGTGGTGCTGAGCTCGGCGGCCGGCCTGACCGTCGTGCTCCAGCAGCGCGATTACGCACTGTGGCAGCTGACCGGCATCGGACCGTCCACCGTGCGGCTCGTGGTGTCCACGCAGCTGGTCGTGGTGGCCCTGATCGGGGCGGTGGCCGGCACGCTCGTCGCGCTCCCGGTGGTCCGACCGCTGTTCGCACGCGTCGTGGCCGACAGCGAGGGGCTCGGTTCCGTCGACGTCGTGTTCGGCCCGCGCGGTTACGTCAGCGTGGTGGTGTTCGTGGCGGTCGTGGTGCTGTTCGCCGGGGGCGGCAGCGCGCGGCGCGCCGCCCGGGTCAATGGGCTGGCCGTGCTGCGTGACCCCGACCCGCCGACGACCAGGATGGGCGTCGTGCGCTGGGTCGCGGCCGCGCTCCTGGCCGCGCTGGCCGGAACGATCGTCCGGAGCCTGCCCGGCCGCCCGGCCGAGAACCTCGAGCCGCCGCTGCTGCTCACCGGCCTGCTGGTCGCGAGCCTGTCGGCGTGCCTCGGGCCGGTGCTCTACCCGGCCGTGATGCGGGCCTGGACGAGCGTCGTCCCCGCGACCGCCTCGTCGTCCTGGTTCCTGGCCCGGGCCGGTGCGCTGCACCGCGTCGGGCGCAGCTCGGCGACGATGAGTCCGCTGGTCGTGGCGGTCGCGCTGCCCGGCAGCCTGTACGCGGCGAACGGGGTCGCGCGGTCGGGGTCGGTGGGGATCGCCGCGGTGGTGCTGCTGATCGGCGGGCCGCTGGTGTTGTCGGTGCTGGGCGCCGCGGTGACCGTCGTCATGGCGTCGGGTGCGCGGGACCGGGAGGCCGCGCTGGTGCAGGCGAGCGGCGGGACGGCCGGGGTCGTGGTCGGGGCCGCCGCCTGGGAGGCCGTCCTCTACGTGGTCACGGCCGCGCTGGTCGGGGCGGTGGCGGTCGGGGTCGTGACCGTCGCCGGGGTGTGGGCGGCCGGTGCGGCGCCCGCCGCCGGGTTCGGAGCGGTCGCGGTGACCGCGGCCGGGGAGCTGGCGCTGATGCTCGTCGCGACGCTGCTGCCGGCCTGGTGGAGCAGCCGCCGGCCGATCGCCGGGCTGCTCGCCGCGGAGTGA
- a CDS encoding gamma-glutamylcyclotransferase family protein — protein MTHALFVYGTLAPGEPNAHVLADVPGTWEPASVTGHLRPDGWGAALGFPGIVLDANGPEVPGLLFRSPVLGDLWDRLDAFEGDGYDRVLTTARRPDGQVEDTYIYTLAPNQRDRCDSSAG, from the coding sequence ATGACACACGCGCTGTTCGTCTACGGAACCCTGGCGCCGGGGGAGCCCAACGCACACGTGCTGGCGGACGTGCCGGGCACCTGGGAACCCGCCTCGGTGACCGGGCACCTGCGACCCGACGGCTGGGGAGCCGCACTGGGCTTCCCCGGCATCGTCCTCGACGCGAACGGGCCCGAGGTCCCCGGTCTGCTGTTCCGCTCGCCGGTGCTCGGGGACCTCTGGGACCGTCTGGACGCGTTCGAAGGCGACGGGTACGACCGCGTGCTGACGACCGCGCGCCGCCCCGACGGGCAGGTCGAGGACACCTACATCTACACGCTGGCCCCGAACCAGCGGGACAGGTGCGATTCCAGCGCCGGCTGA
- a CDS encoding ABC transporter ATP-binding protein, whose product MSVLEAREVTKSFGAAEPVLRGISLHVEPGELVAIVGPSGSGKSTLLYCLAGLEAVTSGDVSILGTPLAGLSRRALAAFRRDHVGFVFQSYNLITSLTVRDNVALPARLARRPISSDDIAAAIERVGLSDRVRYKPAQLSGGQQQRVAIARVLAMRPDLVFADEPTGALDTAKGDAVLRLLREAATGDRAVVMVTHDLEAAARGDRVLVLRDGRLHAELHHPGPAEVLAAVGAASEAV is encoded by the coding sequence ATGAGCGTTCTCGAGGCGCGCGAGGTCACCAAGAGCTTCGGCGCCGCCGAGCCCGTCCTGCGGGGGATCTCGCTGCACGTCGAACCCGGCGAACTCGTCGCGATCGTCGGGCCGAGCGGCTCGGGCAAGTCGACGCTGCTGTACTGCCTCGCCGGCCTCGAGGCGGTCACGTCGGGGGACGTCTCGATCCTCGGCACCCCGCTGGCCGGGCTGAGCCGGCGCGCGCTCGCCGCGTTCCGGCGCGACCACGTGGGGTTCGTGTTCCAGTCCTACAACCTGATCACCTCGCTCACGGTCCGGGACAACGTCGCGCTGCCGGCACGGCTGGCCCGGCGCCCGATCAGCTCCGACGACATCGCCGCGGCGATCGAGCGGGTCGGGTTGAGCGACCGGGTCCGGTACAAGCCCGCGCAGCTCTCCGGGGGTCAGCAGCAGCGGGTGGCCATCGCGCGGGTGCTCGCGATGCGGCCCGACCTGGTGTTCGCCGACGAACCGACCGGCGCGCTCGACACCGCGAAGGGCGACGCGGTGCTCCGGCTGCTCCGCGAGGCGGCGACCGGCGACCGCGCGGTCGTCATGGTGACGCACGACCTGGAGGCCGCCGCCCGCGGCGACCGCGTCCTCGTCCTGCGCGACGGCCGCCTGCACGCGGAGCTCCACCACCCCGGGCCGGCCGAGGTGCTCGCCGCGGTCGGCGCGGCGAGCGAAGCCGTCTGA
- a CDS encoding nuclear transport factor 2 family protein, with protein sequence MATIEELMSANLLEVFNERDGERRRAAIRRTYAPDVQFSDPDEIVVGHDALDAKAQNILDRAPGFVFTPAGAVYVNHDLGYLTWNFGPAGQPPVVRGVDIALVRDGLIRSVYTLLLTD encoded by the coding sequence GTGGCGACGATCGAGGAACTCATGAGCGCCAACCTCCTGGAGGTCTTCAACGAGCGCGACGGCGAGCGCCGCCGGGCGGCGATCCGCCGGACCTACGCGCCCGACGTCCAGTTCTCCGATCCGGACGAGATCGTCGTCGGCCACGACGCCCTCGACGCCAAGGCGCAGAACATTCTCGATCGCGCGCCCGGCTTCGTCTTCACCCCGGCCGGCGCGGTCTACGTCAACCACGACCTGGGCTACCTGACCTGGAACTTCGGTCCGGCGGGGCAGCCGCCGGTCGTGCGCGGGGTCGACATCGCGCTGGTGCGCGACGGCCTGATCCGATCCGTCTACACGCTGCTGCTGACCGACTGA
- a CDS encoding TetR/AcrR family transcriptional regulator, whose translation MERADAARNRARVLDAARRLFREKDPRAVTMEDLARAAGIGRATLYRRYRDPAEVALALLDEHERELQERLIRGEPPLGPGASPAERLAAFYAAMVELLDEHLPLALGGETGAARFRTGAYGFWSAHVRSLLVAAGTPGPDALVDVLLAPLAPELYQHQRDRGEDRAAITAALDRLARAMLGP comes from the coding sequence ATGGAGCGTGCTGACGCGGCCCGCAACCGGGCCCGCGTTCTCGACGCGGCCCGGCGCCTGTTCCGCGAGAAGGACCCGCGTGCGGTCACGATGGAAGATCTCGCCCGTGCCGCCGGCATCGGCCGGGCCACGCTCTACCGCCGCTACCGTGACCCCGCCGAGGTGGCCCTCGCCCTCCTCGACGAGCACGAACGCGAGCTCCAGGAGCGGCTCATCCGGGGGGAGCCGCCGCTGGGGCCGGGCGCGTCACCGGCCGAGCGGCTGGCCGCCTTCTACGCCGCCATGGTCGAGCTGCTCGACGAGCACCTGCCGCTCGCGCTCGGCGGCGAGACCGGGGCCGCGCGGTTCCGCACCGGCGCCTACGGGTTCTGGAGCGCGCACGTGCGCTCGCTGCTCGTCGCGGCGGGCACGCCCGGGCCGGACGCGCTCGTCGACGTCCTGCTGGCGCCGCTGGCTCCCGAGCTCTACCAGCACCAGCGGGATCGCGGCGAGGACCGGGCCGCGATCACCGCGGCGCTGGACCGGTTGGCCCGGGCGATGCTCGGCCCTTGA
- a CDS encoding 2-oxoacid:acceptor oxidoreductase subunit alpha: MAEEDSRVSKQVQRLDRVVIRFAGDSGDGMQLTGDRFTSETASFGNDLSTLPNFPAEIRAPQGTLPGVSSFQVHFADHDIMTPGDRPDVLVAMNPAALKANLGDLPRGATVIVDTHDFTKRALAKVGYGASPLEDGSLEAYHVHSLGLTELTLQAVDGLGLSRKDAGRAKNMFALGLVSWLYSRPIEATVGFLEKKFATKPQVAAANVAALKAGWNYGETTEDFSVTYEVKPAPMPSGTYRNISGNLALAYGLLAAGQRAGLPLFLGAYPITPASDVLHELSKHKRFGVRAFQAEDEIAAIGAALGASFGGALGITTSSGPGIALKSETIGLAVSLELPLVVVDIQRGGPSTGLPTKTEQSDLLQAMFGRNGEAPVPIVAPRSPNDCFDAAIEAARIAVTYRTPVFLLSDGYLANGSEPWQVPAVDTLPDLRTEFASEKNHGEEFWPYLRDPDTLARPWAIPGTPGLEHRIGGIEKADGSGNISYDPANHDLMVRTRQAKIDGIARSIPALEVDDPSGDADVLVLGWGSTYGPIGAAARRVRRAGMKIAQAHLRHLNPFPDNLGEVLHRYQRVVVPEMNLGQLALLLRAKYLVDVVSYNQVRGLPFRAEELEEVLTNVITQAAGTTDTADEIGITR, translated from the coding sequence GTGGCAGAGGAGGACAGCCGAGTGAGCAAGCAGGTCCAGCGGTTGGACCGTGTGGTGATCCGGTTTGCCGGTGATTCCGGTGATGGGATGCAGTTGACCGGTGATCGGTTCACGTCGGAGACCGCGTCGTTCGGGAATGATTTGTCGACGTTGCCGAATTTCCCGGCGGAGATCCGGGCGCCGCAGGGCACGTTGCCGGGGGTTTCGTCGTTTCAGGTGCATTTCGCCGATCACGACATCATGACGCCGGGGGATCGCCCGGATGTGCTGGTGGCGATGAACCCGGCGGCGTTGAAGGCGAACCTGGGGGATCTGCCGCGGGGCGCGACGGTCATCGTGGACACCCATGACTTCACCAAGCGGGCGTTGGCGAAGGTGGGGTATGGGGCGTCGCCGTTGGAGGACGGGTCGCTGGAGGCCTATCACGTGCATTCGCTCGGGTTGACCGAGTTGACGTTGCAGGCGGTGGACGGGCTCGGGCTCTCGCGTAAAGACGCCGGGCGGGCGAAGAACATGTTCGCGCTGGGGTTGGTGTCGTGGTTGTATTCGCGGCCGATCGAGGCGACGGTGGGGTTCCTGGAGAAGAAGTTCGCCACCAAGCCGCAGGTGGCGGCGGCGAACGTGGCGGCGTTGAAGGCGGGCTGGAACTACGGGGAGACCACGGAGGATTTCTCGGTCACCTATGAGGTGAAACCGGCGCCGATGCCCTCGGGTACTTACCGCAACATTTCCGGGAACCTGGCGTTGGCCTACGGGCTGCTGGCCGCCGGGCAGCGCGCCGGTCTGCCGTTGTTCCTGGGCGCGTATCCGATCACGCCGGCCTCGGACGTGCTGCACGAGTTGTCGAAGCACAAACGGTTCGGGGTGCGGGCGTTCCAGGCCGAGGACGAGATCGCCGCGATCGGCGCCGCCCTCGGCGCGTCCTTCGGCGGCGCGCTGGGCATCACGACCTCCTCGGGGCCGGGGATCGCGTTGAAGTCCGAGACCATCGGGTTGGCGGTGTCGCTGGAACTGCCGCTGGTGGTGGTCGACATTCAACGCGGTGGCCCGTCGACCGGGTTGCCGACCAAGACCGAGCAGTCGGATCTGTTGCAGGCCATGTTCGGGCGCAACGGCGAAGCCCCGGTACCGATCGTGGCGCCGCGCTCCCCGAACGATTGTTTCGACGCCGCGATCGAAGCGGCGCGCATCGCGGTCACCTACCGCACCCCGGTGTTCCTGCTCTCCGACGGGTATCTGGCCAACGGCTCCGAGCCGTGGCAGGTCCCGGCCGTGGACACCCTGCCGGATCTGCGGACCGAGTTCGCGTCGGAGAAAAACCATGGGGAGGAGTTCTGGCCGTATCTGCGGGACCCCGACACCCTGGCCCGGCCGTGGGCCATCCCCGGTACTCCCGGCCTGGAACACCGCATCGGCGGCATCGAGAAAGCCGACGGGTCGGGCAACATCTCCTACGACCCGGCCAACCACGACCTGATGGTGCGCACCCGCCAAGCCAAAATCGACGGCATCGCCCGGTCCATCCCCGCGTTGGAGGTCGACGACCCCTCCGGCGACGCCGACGTGCTGGTGCTGGGCTGGGGCTCCACCTACGGCCCCATCGGCGCCGCCGCCCGCCGGGTGCGCCGCGCCGGAATGAAAATCGCCCAGGCGCACCTGCGGCACCTCAACCCGTTCCCGGACAACCTCGGCGAGGTCCTCCACCGCTACCAGCGTGTGGTCGTGCCCGAGATGAACCTCGGCCAACTCGCCCTGCTCCTCCGCGCGAAATACCTGGTCGACGTCGTCTCCTACAACCAGGTCCGCGGCCTACCCTTCCGCGCCGAAGAACTCGAAGAAGTCCTCACCAACGTCATCACGCAGGCCGCCGGCACCACCGACACGGCCGATGAGATTGGGATCACCCGATGA